One window from the genome of Streptomyces sp. NBC_00287 encodes:
- a CDS encoding BNR repeat-containing protein — translation MKRRTLLGAALAGAVITPALTSGTARAADPGPSVTLTGTTTLDTQALFFVSYDGLVNNNAFQKNGLLTYKGYQYAVWYTADRNAVVGRRVLGSSTWSTVKVGHTLRYNDSHNVISMGISKVDGRLHLNMDSHSDGFTYVKSVAGLMDNPAGLSWTTSRFGAPQSTLDGLALTSQFTYPQFVSTPEGRLQLSYRVAISGNGRNALAEYDGTSWTNLGEWTSSTGTYTSEHGSSTARNMYLHGIDYDRNGRLHSFFTWREQNGAVMCNGGGITNHDTGYVYSDDRGRTWRNNAGTVVGTTGGSDKVAVTDAGLVVDPLNPDHSLMNQESQFTDSAGLPHAIISYVPGRFGQCTTNYVTDRTANGRAFHVRKNASGTWQKTEIPVPLNSSQRTKLILDKYDNAYAIFPFCRIAGASKASGYTDWTMLYDGVTAGLNAFGEVVIDETRIGQDNFLSIMYQEKSSGTTPSALRNLNFRLPA, via the coding sequence ATGAAGAGACGTACTCTGCTGGGCGCCGCCCTCGCTGGAGCCGTGATTACCCCCGCCCTCACGTCCGGCACCGCCCGGGCCGCCGACCCCGGGCCCTCGGTCACCCTGACCGGCACGACCACGCTCGACACGCAGGCGCTCTTCTTCGTGTCGTACGACGGCCTGGTCAACAACAACGCCTTCCAGAAGAACGGCCTGCTGACCTACAAGGGCTACCAGTACGCCGTTTGGTACACCGCCGACCGCAACGCCGTCGTCGGCCGCCGCGTCCTCGGCTCCAGCACCTGGTCCACGGTCAAGGTCGGCCACACGCTCCGCTACAACGACTCCCACAACGTCATCTCGATGGGGATCTCGAAGGTGGACGGCCGCCTCCACCTCAATATGGACTCGCACAGCGATGGCTTCACCTACGTCAAGTCGGTCGCCGGTCTCATGGACAACCCGGCCGGTCTGAGCTGGACCACGAGCCGCTTCGGCGCACCGCAGTCCACGCTGGACGGGCTCGCCCTCACCTCACAGTTCACCTACCCGCAGTTCGTCTCGACCCCCGAGGGCCGGCTGCAACTCAGCTACCGCGTCGCCATCTCCGGCAACGGCCGCAACGCGCTCGCCGAGTACGACGGCACGAGCTGGACCAACCTCGGCGAGTGGACCAGCTCAACCGGCACGTACACCAGCGAGCACGGCTCCTCCACGGCCCGCAACATGTACCTGCACGGCATCGACTACGACAGGAACGGGCGCCTGCACTCCTTCTTCACCTGGCGCGAGCAGAACGGCGCCGTGATGTGCAACGGCGGCGGCATCACCAACCACGACACCGGCTACGTCTACTCCGACGACCGCGGCCGCACCTGGCGCAACAACGCCGGCACCGTCGTCGGCACCACGGGCGGCTCCGACAAGGTCGCCGTCACCGACGCCGGGCTCGTCGTGGACCCGCTGAACCCGGACCACTCCCTGATGAACCAGGAGAGCCAATTCACGGACTCCGCCGGCCTGCCGCACGCGATCATCAGTTACGTCCCCGGCCGCTTCGGCCAGTGCACCACGAACTACGTCACCGACCGCACCGCCAACGGACGCGCCTTCCACGTCCGCAAGAACGCCTCGGGCACCTGGCAGAAGACCGAGATCCCGGTCCCGCTGAACTCCAGCCAGCGCACCAAGCTGATCCTGGACAAGTACGACAACGCGTACGCGATCTTCCCCTTCTGCCGGATAGCCGGAGCCTCAAAGGCCTCCGGGTACACGGACTGGACGATGCTGTACGACGGCGTCACCGCCGGGCTGAACGCATTCGGCGAGGTCGTCATCGACGAGACGCGGATCGGCCAGGACAACTTCCTGTCGATCATGTACCAGGAGAAGTCCAGCGGTACGACGCCCTCGGCGCTGCGCAACCTCAACTTCCGTCTGCCTGCCTGA
- the rhaS gene encoding rhamnose ABC transporter substrate-binding protein, translated as MRKSSLRRSCAALAAATSLALALTACGGTTKEDVANEDASAATAGKADPNAELKKGLTVGFLPKQVNNPYFTSADKGGEAAVKELGSSYKEVGPSSATDTAGQVSYVNTLTQQQVDAMAVSAQDPGALCTALKQAMKNDIKVVTYDSDTKADCRNAFVSQASAEDLGRTEVQLLAEQLGYKGEIAILSAAQTATNQNTWIEFMKDELKDPKYKDMKLVKVAYGNDDAQASFQQTQGLLQEYPNLKGIISPTTVGIKAAAQYLSGSKYKGKVKLTGLGTPNDMRKYVKNGTVDAFELWDPAKLGELAARTAVALVSGQITGKEGETFTAGDMGEYTIGKDGVISLGKPTVFNKDNIDQFNF; from the coding sequence ATGCGCAAGTCATCCCTCCGTCGTTCCTGCGCGGCCCTCGCCGCCGCCACCTCCCTCGCCCTCGCCCTCACCGCTTGTGGCGGCACCACCAAGGAAGACGTCGCCAACGAGGACGCCTCCGCCGCCACCGCCGGCAAGGCCGACCCGAATGCCGAACTCAAGAAGGGGCTGACCGTCGGCTTCCTGCCCAAGCAGGTCAACAACCCCTACTTCACCTCCGCCGACAAGGGCGGCGAGGCGGCCGTGAAGGAGCTGGGCTCCAGCTACAAGGAGGTCGGTCCCTCCAGCGCCACCGACACCGCCGGGCAGGTGAGTTACGTCAACACGCTCACCCAGCAGCAGGTCGACGCCATGGCCGTCTCGGCGCAGGACCCCGGCGCCCTGTGCACCGCGCTCAAGCAGGCCATGAAGAACGACATCAAGGTCGTCACCTACGACTCCGACACCAAGGCCGACTGCCGCAACGCCTTCGTCTCGCAGGCCTCCGCCGAGGACCTGGGCCGCACCGAGGTGCAGCTGCTCGCCGAACAGCTCGGCTACAAGGGCGAGATCGCGATCCTGTCCGCCGCGCAGACCGCGACCAACCAGAACACCTGGATCGAGTTCATGAAGGACGAGCTCAAGGATCCCAAGTACAAGGACATGAAGCTGGTCAAGGTCGCCTACGGCAATGACGACGCGCAGGCGTCCTTCCAGCAGACCCAGGGCCTGCTCCAGGAGTACCCGAACCTGAAGGGGATCATCTCCCCGACCACCGTCGGCATCAAGGCCGCCGCCCAGTACCTGTCCGGCTCCAAGTACAAGGGCAAGGTCAAGCTGACCGGCCTCGGCACCCCGAACGACATGCGCAAGTACGTCAAGAACGGCACCGTCGACGCGTTCGAGCTGTGGGACCCGGCGAAGCTGGGCGAGCTGGCCGCCCGTACCGCCGTCGCGCTGGTGTCCGGGCAGATCACCGGCAAGGAGGGCGAGACCTTCACCGCCGGTGACATGGGCGAGTACACGATCGGCAAGGACGGCGTGATCAGCCTCGGCAAGCCGACCGTGTTCAACAAGGACAACATCGACCAGTTCAACTTCTGA
- a CDS encoding LacI family DNA-binding transcriptional regulator: MSQSVGIKDVARAAGVSVGTVSNVINRPDTVATETRARVQSAIDRLGYVRSESARQLRAGRSRIMGLLVLDMGNPFFVDVARGAERAAREAGLGVMVCNSAQSASEEAEYLSLFAEQRVRGVLLTPADATGRNIETFRRHGIPFVLVDRVAEGTTECSVSVDDVAGGALAVRHLVDAGHRSIAYVSGPPSLNQVRDRRTGALSALAEAGLGPEVLRELPTERLDVAAGRDAGARLLGLADRPTAVFCANDLLALGVLQAMYAAGVSVPDDLAIVGYDDIEFAAAAAVPLTSVRQPAVTMGALAADLLLEETESEGGARRHEHRRVVLQPELVVRRSSLSAR, encoded by the coding sequence ATGTCCCAGTCGGTGGGTATCAAGGACGTTGCCCGCGCCGCCGGAGTCTCCGTCGGCACGGTCTCGAACGTCATCAACCGTCCGGACACGGTCGCGACCGAGACCCGGGCGCGGGTGCAGTCCGCGATAGACCGGCTGGGCTATGTCCGCAGCGAGTCCGCGCGCCAGCTGCGCGCCGGCCGCAGCCGGATCATGGGGCTGCTCGTCCTCGACATGGGCAACCCCTTCTTCGTCGACGTGGCGCGGGGCGCCGAGCGGGCGGCGCGTGAGGCCGGGCTCGGCGTGATGGTCTGCAACAGCGCGCAGAGCGCGAGCGAGGAGGCCGAGTACCTGTCGCTCTTCGCCGAGCAGCGGGTGCGCGGGGTGCTGCTGACCCCGGCCGACGCCACCGGGCGGAACATCGAGACATTCCGGCGGCACGGCATCCCCTTCGTCCTCGTCGACCGGGTCGCCGAGGGCACCACCGAGTGCTCGGTCTCCGTCGACGACGTCGCGGGCGGCGCGCTGGCCGTCCGTCACCTCGTCGACGCCGGACACCGCTCCATCGCCTACGTCAGCGGCCCGCCCAGCCTCAACCAGGTCCGCGACCGCCGCACCGGCGCGCTGTCCGCGCTCGCCGAGGCCGGCCTCGGCCCCGAAGTGCTGCGCGAACTGCCCACCGAGCGCCTCGACGTCGCCGCGGGCCGGGACGCCGGCGCCCGCCTCCTGGGCCTCGCCGACCGCCCGACCGCCGTCTTCTGCGCCAACGACCTGCTCGCACTCGGCGTCCTGCAGGCCATGTACGCGGCCGGCGTCAGCGTCCCCGACGACCTCGCCATCGTCGGCTACGACGACATCGAGTTCGCCGCCGCCGCGGCCGTCCCCCTCACCTCGGTCCGCCAGCCCGCTGTCACCATGGGCGCCCTCGCCGCCGACCTGCTGCTGGAGGAGACGGAGAGCGAGGGCGGCGCGCGCCGCCACGAGCACCGGAGGGTGGTGCTCCAGCCCGAGCTGGTGGTGCGGCGCTCCAGTCTGTCCGCCCGCTGA
- a CDS encoding ABC transporter permease: MPDSLTRAIRWDTVVGALLIVVLLLSFGLVDGFGNSFNLSFLIGSTLPIALIALPMTLLVVSGEIDLSVASTAGLSGAVMGALWNQGMTIEAIIPICLLLGVVCGLINGLLVTKLGLPSLAVTIGTLAAYRGIAQIVLGSDAVTDFPTQYLDFAAGRIGDTFIPYAFLPFLVLLAIAVVALHATPFGRSLFAIGANEEAARFAGIRVKRQKLILFTLTGLMASLTGIFWALHYASARYDNATGLELSVVAAVLLGGIDFDGGKGTLGGAIAGVFLLGALQNVMSLQDVSAQSQILVTGVLLVLSVLGPRVARQVAVARAGRRAAAPAPVPKAPTPTP, encoded by the coding sequence ATGCCTGACTCCCTGACGCGCGCGATCCGCTGGGACACGGTGGTAGGCGCCCTCCTGATCGTCGTGCTCCTGCTGTCCTTCGGATTGGTCGACGGTTTCGGAAACTCGTTCAACCTGTCGTTCCTGATCGGGAGCACTCTTCCGATCGCGTTGATCGCCCTGCCGATGACGTTGTTGGTCGTCTCGGGCGAGATCGATCTTTCGGTCGCCTCCACCGCCGGTCTGTCGGGCGCCGTGATGGGCGCCCTGTGGAACCAGGGCATGACGATCGAAGCGATCATTCCGATCTGTCTGCTGCTCGGTGTGGTGTGCGGACTGATCAACGGTCTGCTGGTGACCAAGCTGGGGCTCCCGTCCCTCGCCGTCACCATCGGCACCCTCGCCGCCTACCGGGGCATCGCACAGATCGTGCTCGGCTCCGACGCGGTCACCGACTTCCCCACCCAGTACCTGGACTTCGCGGCCGGACGGATCGGCGACACCTTCATCCCGTACGCCTTCCTGCCCTTCCTGGTGCTGCTCGCCATCGCTGTGGTCGCTCTGCACGCCACGCCGTTCGGGCGGTCGTTGTTCGCGATCGGCGCCAACGAGGAGGCCGCGCGGTTCGCCGGCATCCGCGTCAAGCGCCAGAAGCTGATCCTGTTCACGCTGACCGGCCTGATGGCCTCCCTCACCGGTATCTTCTGGGCCCTGCACTACGCCAGCGCCCGCTATGACAACGCCACGGGGCTTGAGCTCTCCGTTGTCGCGGCGGTGTTGCTCGGCGGCATCGACTTCGACGGCGGCAAGGGGACGCTCGGCGGCGCGATCGCCGGTGTGTTCCTGCTCGGCGCGCTCCAGAACGTGATGAGCCTTCAGGACGTGTCCGCCCAGTCGCAGATCCTCGTCACCGGTGTGCTGCTCGTGCTCTCCGTGCTCGGCCCCCGCGTCGCACGGCAGGTCGCCGTCGCACGGGCCGGACGCAGAGCAGCCGCCCCCGCACCGGTGCCCAAGGCCCCCACCCCAACCCCGTAA
- a CDS encoding bifunctional aldolase/short-chain dehydrogenase: MAIHPEAAALLARSHRLGSDPRNTNYAGGNASAKGTDTDPVTGGDVELMWVKGSGGDLGTLTESGLAVLRLDRMRALVDVYPGVEREDEMVAAFDYCLHGKGGAAPSIDTAMHGLVEAAHVDHLHPDSGIALACAADGEKLTAECFGDTVVWVPWRRPGFQLGLDIAAVKAANPQAIGCVLGGHGITAWGDTSEECERNSLHIIRTAEAFLEEKGKAEPFGPVIEEYEALGDGARKERAAALAPYLRAVASQDKPQVGHFTDSDAVLDFLARAEHPRLAALGTSCPDHFLRTKVRPLVLDLPPTAPLDEAIARLKELHAEYREEYAAYYQRHTLPDSPAMRGADPAIVLIPGVGMFSFGKDKQTARVAGEFYVNAINVMRGAEAVSSYAPIEESEKFRIEYWALEEAKLQRMPKPKPLATRVALVTGAGSGIGKAIAHRLVAEGACVVVADLNAENAAAVAEELGGSDKAVAVTVDVTDEQQIADAFKAAVLAFGGVDLVVNNAGISISKPLLETSAKDWDLQHDIMARGSFLVSREAARVMIAQELGGDLVYIASKNAVFAGPNNIAYSATKADQAHQVRLLAAELGEHGIRVNGVNPDGVVRGSGIFAAGWGAQRAAVYGVEEEKLGEFYAQRTILKREVLPEHVANAVFALTGGDLTHTTGLHVPVDAGVAAAFLR; this comes from the coding sequence ATGGCTATCCATCCCGAAGCCGCCGCCCTCCTCGCCCGGTCCCATCGGCTCGGCTCCGACCCCCGTAACACCAACTACGCCGGCGGCAATGCCTCCGCCAAGGGCACCGACACCGACCCCGTCACGGGGGGTGATGTGGAGCTGATGTGGGTCAAGGGGTCCGGTGGGGATCTCGGGACGCTTACCGAGAGCGGGCTGGCCGTGTTGCGGCTGGATCGGATGCGGGCGCTCGTCGATGTGTATCCGGGCGTCGAGCGTGAGGACGAAATGGTCGCCGCCTTTGATTACTGCCTGCACGGCAAGGGGGGCGCCGCTCCGTCCATCGACACCGCCATGCACGGGCTGGTCGAGGCCGCTCATGTCGATCATCTGCACCCTGACTCCGGGATCGCGCTCGCTTGTGCCGCTGACGGGGAGAAACTGACCGCCGAGTGCTTCGGGGACACCGTGGTGTGGGTCCCGTGGCGTCGTCCCGGGTTCCAGCTCGGGCTCGACATCGCCGCCGTGAAGGCCGCCAACCCGCAGGCCATCGGGTGCGTCCTCGGCGGCCACGGCATCACCGCCTGGGGTGATACCTCCGAGGAGTGCGAGCGGAACTCGCTGCACATCATCCGGACCGCCGAGGCGTTCCTGGAGGAGAAGGGGAAGGCGGAGCCCTTCGGGCCCGTCATCGAGGAGTACGAGGCTCTCGGCGACGGCGCGCGCAAGGAGCGGGCCGCGGCACTCGCGCCCTACCTCCGTGCCGTCGCCTCTCAGGACAAGCCCCAGGTCGGACACTTCACCGACTCCGACGCCGTCCTCGACTTCCTCGCCCGCGCCGAGCACCCCCGGCTCGCCGCGCTCGGCACCTCCTGCCCCGACCACTTCCTGCGGACCAAGGTGCGGCCGCTCGTTCTCGACCTGCCGCCGACCGCGCCGCTCGACGAGGCCATCGCCCGGCTCAAGGAGCTGCACGCCGAGTATCGGGAGGAGTACGCCGCCTACTACCAGCGGCACACCCTGCCCGACTCCCCCGCGATGCGCGGCGCGGACCCGGCGATCGTGCTCATCCCCGGTGTCGGCATGTTCTCCTTCGGCAAGGACAAGCAGACGGCCCGGGTGGCGGGTGAGTTCTACGTCAACGCCATCAATGTGATGCGGGGCGCCGAGGCGGTGTCGTCGTACGCGCCGATCGAGGAGTCCGAGAAGTTCCGTATCGAGTACTGGGCCCTTGAGGAGGCCAAGCTTCAGCGGATGCCGAAGCCCAAGCCGCTCGCGACTCGGGTCGCGCTGGTGACCGGGGCCGGCAGTGGGATCGGGAAGGCCATCGCGCATCGGCTGGTCGCCGAAGGTGCGTGTGTCGTCGTCGCCGATCTCAATGCCGAGAACGCCGCCGCCGTCGCCGAGGAGTTGGGCGGTTCCGACAAGGCCGTCGCCGTCACCGTGGATGTGACGGACGAGCAGCAGATCGCCGACGCCTTCAAGGCCGCCGTGCTCGCCTTCGGCGGGGTCGACCTCGTCGTGAACAACGCCGGGATCTCCATCTCCAAGCCACTGCTGGAAACTTCGGCCAAGGACTGGGACCTGCAGCACGACATCATGGCCCGCGGGTCCTTCCTGGTGTCGAGGGAGGCCGCCCGCGTGATGATCGCGCAGGAGCTGGGCGGCGACCTCGTGTACATCGCCTCCAAGAACGCCGTCTTCGCCGGTCCGAACAACATCGCCTACTCCGCCACCAAGGCCGACCAGGCTCATCAAGTCCGGCTGCTGGCCGCCGAGTTGGGCGAGCACGGCATCCGTGTCAACGGCGTCAACCCGGACGGCGTCGTACGCGGCTCGGGGATCTTCGCCGCTGGTTGGGGTGCCCAGCGGGCCGCCGTGTACGGGGTCGAGGAGGAGAAGCTGGGTGAGTTCTACGCCCAGCGCACCATCCTCAAGCGGGAGGTCCTCCCGGAGCATGTCGCCAATGCCGTCTTCGCCCTCACCGGCGGCGACTTGACGCACACCACGGGGCTGCACGTCCCGGTCGACGCCGGCGTCGCGGCCGCCTTCCTGCGGTGA
- a CDS encoding sugar ABC transporter ATP-binding protein: protein MTHPSTTGPAPVLALRDVSKSFGAVRALRDVSLELFPGEVHALAGENGAGKSTLIKTLAGVHRPDAGQVLLDGAPVVFHGPGDARDAGIAVIYQEPTLFPDLSIAENIFMGRRPRRALGRIDHKATHAATLALMQRLGVELDPDRPARGLSIADQQIVEIAKALSFDARVLIMDEPTAALTGSEVARLFGVVRTLRGQGAAVLFISHRLEEIFQICRRVTTLRDGAWIASEPLDGMTEDDLVRRMVGRDLDELYPKQDVEPGEVALSVRRLTREGVFTDVSFDVRRGEIVGLAGLVGAGRTEVARAVFGIDRWDAGEVSVDGRALTNGAPSTAMASGLALVPEDRRAQGLVMDMSIERNIGLTGLRTTVKAGLMDRGAERSRSLDWAVKLQVKYARIADTVNTLSGGNQQKVVLAKWLATGPKVLIVDEPTRGIDVGTKAEVHRLLSQLAADGVAVLMISSDLPEILGMADRVLVMHEGRLTAEIARSEATEETVMAAATGRAAA, encoded by the coding sequence ATGACCCACCCGTCCACCACGGGTCCGGCCCCGGTTCTTGCGCTGAGGGACGTTTCGAAGTCCTTCGGCGCGGTCCGCGCCCTGCGGGACGTCTCCCTGGAGCTGTTTCCCGGGGAGGTGCATGCCCTCGCCGGAGAGAACGGCGCGGGCAAGTCGACCCTCATCAAGACACTCGCCGGAGTGCACCGACCGGACGCCGGCCAGGTGCTGCTCGATGGCGCACCCGTCGTCTTCCACGGCCCCGGCGATGCCCGGGATGCCGGCATCGCCGTGATCTACCAGGAGCCGACCCTCTTCCCGGACCTGTCGATCGCCGAGAACATCTTCATGGGCCGCCGGCCCCGCCGCGCCCTCGGCCGGATCGACCACAAGGCCACCCACGCGGCCACCCTGGCGCTCATGCAGCGCCTCGGCGTCGAGCTCGACCCCGACCGCCCGGCGCGCGGTCTGTCCATCGCCGATCAGCAGATCGTGGAGATCGCCAAGGCGCTCTCCTTCGACGCCCGGGTCCTGATCATGGACGAGCCGACCGCCGCCCTCACCGGCAGCGAGGTCGCCCGTCTCTTCGGCGTCGTACGCACCCTGCGTGGACAGGGCGCCGCGGTGCTCTTCATCTCCCACCGGCTGGAGGAGATCTTCCAGATCTGCCGACGGGTGACCACCCTGCGCGACGGCGCCTGGATCGCCAGCGAGCCGCTGGACGGCATGACCGAGGACGACCTGGTCCGCCGGATGGTCGGCCGCGACCTCGACGAGCTCTACCCCAAGCAGGACGTCGAGCCGGGCGAGGTCGCCCTCAGCGTCCGCCGCCTGACCCGCGAGGGCGTCTTCACCGACGTCTCCTTCGACGTCCGGCGCGGCGAGATCGTCGGCCTCGCCGGACTCGTCGGAGCCGGCCGTACGGAGGTCGCCCGGGCCGTGTTCGGCATCGACCGCTGGGACGCCGGCGAGGTCTCCGTCGACGGCAGGGCCCTGACCAACGGCGCCCCCTCCACCGCCATGGCCTCCGGGCTGGCCCTCGTCCCCGAGGACCGGCGTGCCCAGGGCCTGGTGATGGACATGTCCATCGAGCGCAACATCGGCCTGACCGGACTGCGTACGACCGTGAAGGCCGGACTCATGGACCGCGGCGCCGAACGCAGCCGTTCCCTCGACTGGGCCGTCAAGCTCCAGGTGAAGTACGCCCGGATCGCCGACACCGTGAACACGCTCTCCGGCGGCAACCAGCAGAAGGTCGTCCTGGCCAAGTGGCTGGCCACCGGCCCCAAGGTGCTGATCGTCGACGAGCCGACCCGTGGCATCGACGTCGGCACGAAGGCCGAGGTCCACCGGCTGCTCTCGCAGCTCGCCGCCGACGGGGTCGCCGTCCTGATGATCTCCTCCGACCTGCCCGAGATCCTCGGCATGGCCGACCGCGTGCTGGTGATGCACGAGGGCCGGCTGACCGCCGAGATCGCACGCTCCGAAGCCACCGAGGAAACCGTGATGGCCGCAGCCACGGGGAGGGCCGCCGCATGA
- a CDS encoding ABC transporter permease, translated as MTVTTPQQAPVAEVPKSSGTRLVDRVFKMRELAILVVFLVMIAVTQAGNSEFLTEQGIKDLLLNATILVLVAVGQSLVVITRNVDLSVGSTLGISAFAAGTYLQGGGNSVVAVLLAVLMGMGFGLLNGLLVSLGQVPALVVTLGTLYIIRGIDSIWVGSRQITAADLPDGFVDFGSGGLSAVPWLALIALAVLVATAYYLKHYGSGRELYALGSNPEAARLAGIPVRKRILAAYTFCGALAGLAGAMYLARFGNVDSGTGNGYELTVVSAVVVGGVVFTGGSGSVYGAALGAMLLTSINSVLPALGVSSVWVLAINGILLILAIAVDRIVALRVASALKKRNARHA; from the coding sequence ATGACGGTGACCACCCCTCAGCAAGCCCCCGTCGCCGAGGTGCCCAAGTCCAGTGGCACCCGGCTGGTCGACCGCGTCTTCAAGATGCGCGAACTGGCCATCCTGGTCGTCTTCCTGGTGATGATCGCCGTGACCCAGGCGGGCAACAGCGAGTTCCTCACCGAGCAGGGCATCAAGGATCTGCTCCTCAACGCGACGATCCTGGTGCTGGTCGCCGTCGGCCAGTCCCTGGTCGTCATCACCCGCAATGTCGACCTTTCGGTCGGCTCGACGCTCGGCATCAGCGCCTTCGCCGCCGGTACCTATCTCCAGGGCGGCGGAAACTCCGTCGTGGCCGTACTGCTCGCGGTCCTGATGGGCATGGGCTTCGGCCTGCTCAACGGCCTCCTCGTCAGCCTCGGCCAGGTGCCCGCCCTCGTGGTCACCCTCGGCACGCTGTACATCATCCGCGGTATCGACTCGATCTGGGTCGGCTCCCGGCAGATCACGGCGGCCGACCTGCCGGACGGCTTCGTCGACTTCGGCTCCGGCGGTCTCTCCGCGGTGCCGTGGCTGGCGCTGATCGCGCTGGCGGTGCTGGTGGCCACCGCGTACTACCTCAAGCACTACGGCAGCGGGCGTGAGCTGTACGCGCTCGGCTCCAATCCGGAGGCCGCCCGCCTGGCCGGTATCCCGGTCAGAAAGCGGATCCTCGCCGCGTACACCTTCTGCGGCGCCCTCGCGGGCCTCGCGGGGGCGATGTACCTGGCCCGGTTCGGCAACGTCGACTCCGGTACCGGCAACGGCTACGAGCTCACCGTCGTCAGCGCGGTCGTGGTCGGCGGTGTCGTCTTCACCGGCGGCTCCGGCAGCGTCTACGGCGCCGCCCTCGGCGCGATGCTGCTGACCTCCATCAACAGCGTGCTGCCCGCCCTCGGCGTCAGCTCGGTGTGGGTGCTCGCCATCAACGGCATCCTGCTCATCCTCGCCATCGCGGTCGACCGGATCGTCGCGCTGCGCGTGGCCTCGGCCCTGAAGAAGAGGAACGCCCGCCATGCCTGA
- the rhaI gene encoding L-rhamnose isomerase — protein sequence MTDLAAVKAALKTQAVETPSWAYGNSGTRFKVFAQQGVPRTPQEKLEDAAQVHALTGVAPTVALHIPWDRVEDYTALAKFAEERGVKLGAINSNTFQDDDYKLGSICHPEAAVRRKAVDHLLECVDIMDATGSTDLKLWFADGTNYPGQDDIRARQDRLADGLSEVYARLGDGQRMLLEYKFFEPAFYTTDVPDWGTAYAHCLKLGPQAQVVVDTGHHAPGTNIEFIVATLLREGKLGGFDFNSRFYADDDLMVGAADPFQLFRIMYEVVRGGGFTSDVAFMLDQCHNIEAKIPAIIRSVMNVQEATAKALLVDRVSLAEAQASGDVLGANAVVMDAYNTDVRPLLREVREEMGLDPEPLAAYARSGWAEKIVAERVGGEQAGWGA from the coding sequence GTGACCGACCTCGCAGCGGTGAAGGCCGCGCTCAAGACCCAGGCCGTCGAGACGCCGTCGTGGGCGTACGGGAACTCGGGGACCCGGTTCAAGGTGTTCGCCCAGCAGGGCGTGCCGCGGACACCGCAGGAGAAACTGGAGGACGCGGCCCAGGTGCACGCGCTCACGGGTGTGGCGCCGACGGTGGCTCTGCACATCCCCTGGGACAGGGTCGAGGACTACACGGCTCTCGCCAAGTTCGCCGAGGAGCGGGGGGTGAAGCTGGGTGCGATCAACTCCAACACCTTCCAGGACGACGACTACAAGCTCGGCAGCATCTGCCATCCCGAGGCGGCGGTGCGCCGTAAGGCCGTCGATCATCTGCTGGAGTGCGTCGACATCATGGACGCGACGGGCTCCACCGATCTGAAGCTGTGGTTCGCCGACGGGACGAACTATCCGGGGCAGGACGACATCCGTGCGCGGCAGGACCGGCTCGCCGACGGCCTCTCCGAGGTGTACGCACGGCTGGGCGACGGGCAGCGGATGCTGCTGGAGTACAAGTTCTTCGAGCCGGCGTTCTACACGACGGATGTGCCGGACTGGGGTACCGCTTATGCCCACTGTCTGAAGCTGGGTCCGCAGGCGCAGGTCGTCGTCGACACCGGACACCATGCGCCGGGGACCAACATCGAGTTCATCGTCGCCACGCTGCTGCGGGAGGGGAAGCTCGGCGGGTTCGACTTCAACTCGCGGTTCTACGCCGACGATGACCTGATGGTCGGGGCCGCGGATCCCTTCCAGCTGTTCCGGATCATGTACGAGGTGGTGCGTGGGGGCGGGTTCACCTCCGACGTCGCGTTCATGCTCGACCAGTGCCACAACATCGAGGCGAAGATCCCGGCGATCATTCGGTCGGTGATGAATGTGCAGGAAGCGACGGCCAAGGCGCTCCTGGTGGACCGCGTCTCTCTTGCCGAGGCGCAGGCTTCCGGTGATGTTCTCGGGGCCAATGCGGTGGTGATGGACGCGTACAACACCGATGTGCGGCCGCTTCTTCGTGAGGTGCGGGAGGAGATGGGGTTGGACCCCGAGCCTCTTGCTGCGTATGCGCGGTCCGGGTGGGCCGAGAAGATCGTTGCTGAGCGGGTTGGAGGGGAACAGGCCGGTTGGGGCGCGTGA
- a CDS encoding L-rhamnose mutarotase, translating to MQRVCFLLKVRADRLDEYRERHAAVWPEMLDALSATGWHNYSLFLREDGLLVGYLETEDFAAAQAGMEAAEVNARWQAEMAPFFESLDGARPDEAMKPLTEVFHLA from the coding sequence ATGCAACGTGTGTGCTTTCTGCTGAAGGTCCGGGCGGACCGCCTCGACGAGTACCGCGAGCGGCACGCCGCCGTATGGCCGGAGATGCTGGACGCGCTCTCGGCCACCGGCTGGCACAACTACTCGCTCTTCCTGCGTGAAGACGGCCTGCTGGTCGGCTACTTGGAGACCGAGGACTTTGCCGCCGCCCAGGCCGGCATGGAAGCCGCCGAGGTCAACGCCCGCTGGCAGGCGGAGATGGCGCCGTTCTTCGAGTCGCTGGACGGCGCCCGGCCCGACGAGGCCATGAAACCGCTCACGGAAGTGTTCCACCTCGCCTGA